The genomic stretch ataaaaattgattttttgaatttaaaaaaaaagggccgaaaatagtgtgcaaatagaaaaaaattataaaaaaaatatataaaatcataacaataatctgttaaatggacattaatatgttctactatgattaacatatcattttctaccattaaaacaacaacacatcgaacaaaaattgatttttcaaattttttttttttaaaggctgaaaatagtgcataaatagaaaaaaattataaaaaaaatataaaatcacaataataataTGTTAAAttgacattaatatgttctattatgattaacacatcatattctaccattaaaatagcaacacattgaataaaaagtataaatacctatttttgaggaatttctagaaaatggcccacggagcttcgaatcaagaaaatccttaatataattTGTTTTTATCCTTAATTTCAAGCTAAGGGTGGTCGAAAATTGCAATAGAATGATTTACgaagagtttggaagaaagaagtattaaaaaaaggtgaaaaatcagagcttaaaaagaaaaaaaaagaaaaaaaaaactagccaTTATATGACTGTTACACCCTGACCGTTACTGGGcaataacggccgttacggggccattaCGGTTACAGAATCGGGGGGGTGGCCATTACGACCCCATATCGCATAACGGGGTCAGCCGTTATCGTTACGCATTGGCCGATACATAACCGATATTGCATTCCTTAATTGTATGGTTTGTTGAGCAACACTAGAAATGGGACCAGCATCAGggcatcatcaccaccaccatcatgatCATCTAACTCAGTCTCGCTGCTACTACTGCTCATACTCTTCCATTGAACTTGAGCCAGACTTTGTATGAAAGTTGCCCCTTTCTAGGTCCAACACAGTTACACGACTCTCTTGCTGCATCGTGCGTATTATTGGGTCATCAACTTCCAATTTTTCACTACCCTCTCCAATCTGTTTTTCGATtgcttccaaccaaggtagaagcgggtcatcctcatcataaatattttccaagtttattggacagtagtccaTGTCACCAGCGCCTGTAATGCTCATATGATGCTATTGCATTCTTAGCCTCATGTTGTAGTGCATGAAAACAAGCCTATcaaatgttctagtctgcaatctattcctattctttgaatgaataagtgcaaaacaactcaaattcctttcgcagctagaagaAGATAGTCTGGCCCAAAACTTCTACAATAATTTTTTGGAGAGCATTCGTACTCTGTGAAATTCATCCACCTTCAACCGGTTGTAACCGATATACCATATGTTGTGCAGGAACATCTCCAAAGGTACCTTAGCGATTTCcgaatgtatctaattcatttaacgcctttatttgcatatctaagtcagACTCTCATCTttttatcacattctttagcccAACACGAACTTCATTATCTGCAACAAATGATTACGCATATATGTACATatgatttaggtagtaacctgttgcatgaagatcgtgatggagttgtgttgtccatctcttgtcgaacATCTTCCAGTAAGACTTCCAACTTGTataatcacgttgaattgccaacttcgtcttatccatggcatcatagaggaagcccatggtaggtgcttcgtcggtttcaacaagaTGAAGTACCCTCATTGGTAGCTCCATCGCCCTTAGGATCCTCTAGACCTTCTTTAAATATTTTGTTGTCCTTTATGGGGTTCACAACATCAACTAGTGTCCTTGAGGTCTTCTTCCCATGCTTTGTGCTAAGCCAATCCcaggaagcgaacatctcactcaactctcccctataCTGGTATAAACTAAAGCTATAAAGTCTGTTGCAAATCTAGTTGTCACAGGCCTTAGCAACTCCCGTCCCTtcatgaacttcctcattattgcgactacttgattatggttctAAATAAATGTTGTCACTTGTCTtaccctttcgaccatttccctaatactcttcttcttcccaatatcttccaatataagattaatacaatgggcagcacatggtgactaAAATATGTGGTCTCTTTATCATCAACTTATGTTATGTAGCCTtttatgttgcttcattatctgtcacaatctgcaccacATTCTCCTCTTCAATCTCATTCACCACTTTATACATTGGGGAAAAAAATATAATTAGCATTTTTTGTTTCGGCCGAGGTATCGACTTATGGTACACTGTTCTAGagtggcagtataccatgaagttgatcatgttgCATctagttgggccagtccaaccatcgcacatgatcgtgcatcctctaACCTACCATATGATTTTAAAGGTAGTCACGTATGTTTTCACATCcgtatactctgcatctgtcaatttccccctaatctccctAGCCGTGGGTACTTTAATTCCTTCCCCTGCTTCTGTTGTTGCATTAATTACCACCTGTCAGTATGGAGAATTAGCCatgttaggaggtatgttggcatgtataaataactttgctggtACCCTACCTAACTTCTCAATGGAAATTCTACTCCATATTTGTTTTAACTTATCTTGTTTATTTGATTCTTTcgtaaataggattggatcaacaAAGGATCTCctagtagagttgtacacgagtcaagctaacTCGATAAACTCGCTCGAATCGACTCGTTTGAGCTCCTTCTGACTCGACTAGCAAAAAGGTTTGGATCAGGCCGAGCACAAATAACTGTAGCTCAAAtaaaatcgagtcgagttcgagcttggtTAGGCTagaatcgactcgactcgaaacagagctcgaacttgactcactcgatatatatatatatatatatatatatatatatatataaaagtttttttttttaaaaaaagaagtaaaagttTAAACTTTAAACTTTAAACCCTACTTAAACCCCTTCACTTTCGCCCTCGTCTTTTCCTTTTGCTACCCTACCCGAGTCGAGTGACTGTGCGAGCGGTTCGATTTCCAAACAGAAATCTGACAGGCCCCACCACCCAATGAGCCGAGTGGTCTGATTTCCAAGCGGAAATCTAGCAGAGCCCACCTCTCTCtgactctctctctgtctctctactCTCCTTCAATCCTTGTTCCTTCAAGCCAGGTAAGgtaaatatttctatttttttaatgcaatcgAGTTGGGTCAGGGTTGCGTCGAGTTGGGTTAGCGTCGAGTTGGGTCAGGGTTTAGGTCGGGTTGCATCGGGTTGGGTTAGGGTCGAGTTGAGTTAGGGTCGGGTTGCATTAGGTTGGGTCAGCGTCCGGTTGGatcaaggttgggttgggtcgggttgggtcagggtgTGAGTTGGGTCAGTGTCACGTTGGGTCAGGGTCGGATTAGGTCAAGGTTGGGTTAGCGTCGGGTCGGGTCAAGGTTGGGTTGCATCGGGTAAGGGTTGGATCAgcgtcgggttgggtcagggtgTGGGTTGGGTTGCGTCGGATTTGTGTTTTATTAAAGTAGTTTACTTGGATTAAAGTAATTGATTTGTATTTTATTAAAGTATTTTACTTAGATTGGATATGATTCTTGATAACTTCAAGTTATTGATTTATGTTTTATTAAAGTAATTTACTTCGAGTTATTGATTTGTATTTTATTAAAGTAATTTGCTTGGATTGGATATGATTTTATTACTTGAATAGTTGAATTTGAGATTACTTGAAAAATTCTAAACTGTGTATACTTGTATTTAATTACTATAATTTGATTTATGCATAATTCAAGTATTCAACTACAAATCATATATTAAATTTATGATTTATAGTTTTATACTTCAATTAAACATAAATCAATTAGTTTTAGAGCGCCTTCACTTGACACTTGACACACTTGATAGATGAATTTAATAATCTACCTACCCGTTTAAGAATTCATATACAATAATTTATATTCAAATCAATTATTGGtttgatatttttatatatatgaattcttaaattgTCTAAGTTGGACAGTTTAGTAATATATCATGTACTTTAATGTTGCTTACACAATTTACATAGAGTTCGAGATTCGGTGCATCAACCCAATTTATTCTCTGAATATATGGTTCTCAACTGGTTGACTACCTCCCATCTGTGAATAACAGATAATGGTGATGACACTCAAATAGTGGAGAatttttacatatatttggaGAATTATGGGGAGATACTGCCGAATTTTTAGCTCGCATGTAAATTGTGTGAGTAGAGTATATGATATATTACTGAATGAGATAAAAAGTGAAATTAAAAGTTAGGAGACATTAGAAAATGCCCACTTACAAATCACATATTACAATCACACCTTCGAATTTCACATATCTTACGCgtgttttcttattttcatatttaaagATGGCTAGTGAGGATGTCCCTACTACCCCTAGTGTTGGTGCATCTACCACATCCCCTCTAGTTGTTAATGTGGAACGAGATGAGAGAAACTAAATTTAGATAtgttgaataaaaaataaaaaataaaaaaaaagattagCAATTTGAGACGATTTTGAAGAGATTAAGGTGAAAGAAGGTTCAAACCGTGTTATGAAAGTTAGATGTAAGCATTGGAAGTCAACATTCGCAAAGCATTCTGGGGGATCAACTTCACATTATGGCAGACATACTATTAATTGTGCTAAGAGTCCAAAAAATCCCTTCAGGCCAACAATTGCACTCATTTGCCTCATTTAGAGGAAGCAACTCCAACATGCAAGCTGCTCTCATCACTCATAAATGTGAAAAAGACAAACTAAAATAGTGGTTTGCAAGAATAGTTACTGTTGAGAAGAAACCATTTAGATTTATAGAGAGCAGAGTTTTTAACGAATACAGCAGATACTTGAATCCAATATTTGCTGAGTGTTCGCGGGTCACGATGAAAAGAGAATGCATGAAGATGTATATGAATGAGAAGACAAAGATGAAAGTCATTCTATCATCAGTCTCACATATAAGTCTTATTTCAGACTTGTGGACAGCATCGAACCAAAGGAAGGGGTACATGTCGCTAACTGCACATTATGTGAGTGCAGATTGGAATCTACGTAAGACAATTTTAAACTTTCGCCACCTTCCTCCCCCTCATACTGGTTTGGTTATTTCAGACAGCGTATATACGTGTCTTCAGGAGTGAGGCATCGAAAGTAGGATATCTTTAATCACGCTAGATAATGCATCTATAAATGATGTTGTGATTACTTTTTTGCGGAGCCAATTCAAGAGAGTAGAGAATCTTTATTTTGGGGAGAAAATTTTCCAAGTGAGATATTGTGCTCACATTCTAAATCTAATTGTGCAAGAGGAGCTAAAAGTAATTAACGACACAATTGAGAACATAATAAAGAGCGTGAAGTATATACGGGGGTCACCATCAAGACTTAGTATCTGGAATGACATACTTCAACGTTTAAATGTTGGAAGTCAAAAAACATTGAAGTTAGATGTGTGTACCggttggaattcaacgtataaaAGGTTGGATGCGGCAGTTGAGTTAAAAATTGCATTCCCAGAATTTGCAGTTCGTGATAAAGCATATGCTTGGTTACCTAGTGAAGATGATTGGAGAAGAACTAAAGATGTTCGTAGTTTTCTTCGAGTTTACTATGGCTGCATGAAGTTATTTTCCGAAAATAAATATCTAACGGCAAATCTGTTTCTTCCAAagctttggaagattaaggatgctcttcAGAGAAGTGTCACAACAAGCACAAATTATATTCAAAATATGGCGTTAAGCATGCAAGTGAAATCTGAAAAGTACTGGAGAGAATGTCACCTATTGATGGCTTTAGTTGTTGTACTTGATCCTTGCTGCAAAATGGGACTGGTTAGTTATGTTTATAAGAAGATTTATCTATTTGACAAGGCAGCAATTGAAACATATAATGTTCATGTGGCAATTGAAGAATTGTACTCTTCTTATGTGGGTAATTCTACTAGAAGTCAGGACACACAACTTACGCATGAATGTGGCTCCAGTTCATCTATATGTGATGACAATTTTCTAGATGAGTACTTCTCAGCCTTAGAACAAGATGAAGTGAGTTAGCAAACAAATGAGTCAAAATTAGATGTGTTTCTCACGGACCCAGTCATGAAGGTGTATATCTCAAGGAGCCAGTCATGAAGGTCTCCAGCCAAGACTTTGAAGTTTTAGACTGGTGGAAGACTAGAGCTCGTGAAGGAAAATACCTTACACTGTCGTTGATGGCtcgagatattttatcaatttcGATAACAACAGTGGCATCAGAGTTTGTATTTAGCACCGGTAGTAAGGTGGTGAACAAGTATAGAACCTCTCTTGCACCTAAAACAATTGAAGCTCTCATTTGGGGTGGCGGTTCATTTAATGAAGAGGACGAGACCGAGAGTCTAAATGAGACTGGCACTACACCTTCATATGTTTAAAGTTTAAacattgttttaaatattttgGACATCTTGATCTTATTACTTATTCTGTAAGActttaatttttgttatttttggagtAGAGTACTTAACATTGACATTGAAATTTTGAACGTACTATAATTTACTTCTTAAAAATTATATTGGCTTCATGACTTCTCCTAAAAATGTTATTCTTTATTAACAAAATTCTTTGTGCAGAAATGTCATTTGATGACCCATCCACCGACGTTTGGGATTATGGTACCCAAGTCTACTCCCCAACACCTGGAAGAAAGAAGATTTAAATGTCGTTTGTGTGGAGACAATTTCATCAATAAAACAAATCGGCTAAGAATACACTTATCTGGTTGGGGAGGAGACGCAAAACCATGTCCTAATGCCTCACAGGAAGTACGAATTTTATTCCAGGCTCTCTTAGACTCAAATAAGAAAACTCCCACCCTCTCCACACCAAATTCAACTAGCCATAAAAAATATCATAACAAGCCTATTATAATAGATGAAGATTCAGAAATACTGAGAGTGCAACAAATTAGTAAGAAAGAAGAATAGGAAAATGCTAGATTAAAAGCTCTAAAAGAAGAACAAGTGAAACTTGCCTTGAAGATAAGTAGGGAAGAGGCGGAGGCATCTAGATATCGATgtcctccaagacaacat from Magnolia sinica isolate HGM2019 chromosome 17, MsV1, whole genome shotgun sequence encodes the following:
- the LOC131230480 gene encoding zinc finger BED domain-containing protein RICESLEEPER 2-like, whose protein sequence is MSLTAHYVSADWNLRKTILNFRHLPPPHTGLVISDSRVENLYFGEKIFQVRYCAHILNLIVQEELKVINDTIENIIKSVKYIRGSPSRLSIWNDILQRLNVGSQKTLKLDVCTGWNSTYKRLDAAVELKIAFPEFAVRDKAYAWLPSEDDWRRTKDVRSFLRVYYGCMKLFSENKYLTANLFLPKLWKIKDALQRSVTTSTNYIQNMALSMQVKSEKYWRECHLLMALVVVLDPCCKMGLVSYVYKKIYLFDKAAIETYNVHVAIEELYSSYVGNSTRSQDTQLTHECGSSSSICDDNFLDEYFSALEQDEVS